The Etheostoma cragini isolate CJK2018 chromosome 5, CSU_Ecrag_1.0, whole genome shotgun sequence genome contains a region encoding:
- the elac1 gene encoding zinc phosphodiesterase ELAC protein 1 — protein MSMDMTFLGTGSAYPSPQRGASALVLRTQGECWLFDCGEGTQTQLMKSQLRAGRITKVFISHLHGDHLFGLPGLLCTVSLNTNPEQQNLNCVDIYGPRGLRHFLRVTLGLTGSQLLFPYAVHELEPTPDQCPAEGQLSLEMTAECAPLHPQEQQGRTISLDVSSDCYLLFEDQKFVVKAFRLFHRIPSFGFCVQEHDRAGRLKTEILKDLGLKPGPLYGQLKAGEPVTLESGRVVLPGEVLEEAIPGRKVCILGDCSSVLGEGPLRLCNGADVLVHEATLGDEHREKAMDHGHSTPKMAAAVARACCAQRLVLYHFSQRYKPCSLQKEGEEDDVSELKRQADDALQDSGVEVTLAEDFLTLPIPLRRPRQ, from the exons ATGAGCATGGATATGACGTTCCTGGGGACCGGCTCGGCCTACCCGTCCCCTCAGCGCGGCGCCTCGGCCCTGGTGCTGCGGACCCAGGGGGAGTGCTGGCTGTTCGACTGCGGGGAGGGAACTCAGACCCAGCTGATGAAGAGCCAACTCAGAGCCG GTCGAATCACCAAGGTTTTCATCTCCCACCTGCATGGAGATCACCTGTTTGGTCTGCCTGGTCTCCTTTGCACTGTGAGCCTTAACACCAACCCTGAGCAGCAGAACCTGAACTGTGTGGACATCTATGGGCCCCGGGGCCTCCGGCACTTTCTAAGAGTGACACTTGGCCTCACAGGATCACAGCTACTCTTCCCTTACGCAG TACATGAGCTGGAGCCCACACCTGACCAGTGTCCAGCGGAGGGACAGCTCAGTCTGGAG ATGACGGCGGAGTGCGCCCCTCTGCACCCACAGGAGCAGCAGGGCAGGACGATCTCCCTGGACGTCTCCAGTGACTGTTACCTCCTCTTTGAAGACCAGAAGTTTGTGGTGAAGGCCTTCAGGTTGTTTCACCGCATCCCCTCCTTTGGGTTTTGCGTTCAGGAGCATGATCGAGCCGGAAGACTGAAGACGGAAATCCTAAAGGATCTAG GACTGAAACCAGGGCCACTTTATGGCCAGCTGAAAGCTGGCGAGCCCGTAACTCTGGAGAGCGGGCGTGTTGTTTTGCCGGGTGAGGTGCTGGAAGAGGCCATCCCTGGAAGGAAAGTCTGCATCTTAGGAGACTGCAGCTCAGTTCTTGGGGAAGGACCACTGAGGTTGTGCAATGGAGCGGACGTTCTGGTTCACGAGGCCACCCTTGGGGATGAGCACAGAGAGAAAGCAATGGACCACGGACACAGTACACCTAAGATGGCGGCGGCGGTGGCTCGGGCCTGCTGTGCGCAGAGGCTAGTGCTGTACCACTTCAGCCAGAGGTACAAACCCTGTTCCCTGCAgaaggaaggagaagaggatgATGTCTCAGAGCTCAAGAGACAGGCGGATGATGCTCTGCAGGACAGTGGTGTAGAAGTAACTCTGGCTGAGGACTTTCTTACTCTGCCCATTCCCCTCAGAAGACCAAGACAATGA